A region of Rhodopirellula bahusiensis DNA encodes the following proteins:
- a CDS encoding glucuronyl esterase domain-containing protein, whose protein sequence is MNRRFQLVLSVLIGSLVSNEGLMSQDVPSVYELEHTGADYPPPILPSIDDLPVIQSLPDPFAWSDGSGRSTELADWSRRRSEIKAEIEHYEIGEKPARPENISANFRDNTLTVTIEVNGQSLKLTANVWLPEGDGPFPAVIGIGRGSGSLPPEIFTRRDIAMIAFDFSQVMSHTQTRGKEPINRLYPDQTEMGAYSAWPWGISRIIDGLELVESDLPIDREHLAVTGCSFAGKMALFAGALDERIALTIAQEPGGGGAAAWRVSETLGNVETLGKTSRAWFLEDMFRFSNSVEKVPHDHHELMALVAPRALLVLGNPDYEWLADESGFVSCMAAKEVWKSLGVPDRFGFSIVADHPHCQLPDNQRPEVEAFVDKFLLGKTDIETSVARHPFEKVEHSFWYDGWATGTSTFPDRSKAELHSIEAESASHGSEWIVGEDQEASSGTFLTVRDGLESTDNVPSGDDAKLQYPITIGKEGRYYLYARLNCPSADDDSFWIQIDDQEFIAANGLQTNGWQWVKLDRFDLTPGNHTLTIAYREDGAKIDKVILTTYVFGPTGANN, encoded by the coding sequence ATGAATCGACGTTTCCAGTTGGTGCTCTCTGTTTTGATCGGTTCGCTTGTCTCGAACGAGGGTTTGATGTCTCAAGACGTCCCCTCGGTCTACGAGTTGGAACACACCGGCGCCGACTATCCGCCGCCGATTCTGCCGAGCATTGACGATCTTCCGGTCATCCAAAGTCTGCCAGATCCGTTTGCATGGTCTGACGGCAGCGGACGCTCTACCGAACTGGCCGATTGGAGTCGCCGACGTTCCGAGATCAAAGCGGAGATCGAACACTACGAGATCGGCGAGAAGCCAGCCCGACCAGAAAACATCTCGGCAAACTTCCGTGACAACACACTGACCGTCACCATCGAAGTGAACGGGCAGTCGCTGAAGTTGACCGCGAATGTTTGGCTCCCGGAAGGAGATGGACCGTTTCCTGCGGTGATTGGTATCGGGCGAGGAAGCGGAAGTCTGCCGCCAGAAATTTTCACCCGCCGAGACATCGCGATGATCGCGTTCGATTTCTCTCAGGTGATGTCACACACTCAGACGCGAGGCAAGGAACCAATCAATCGGTTGTATCCCGACCAGACCGAGATGGGTGCCTACAGTGCTTGGCCGTGGGGAATCAGTCGAATCATTGATGGGCTGGAACTGGTGGAAAGTGATCTGCCGATCGATCGAGAACACTTAGCGGTAACGGGTTGTTCCTTCGCGGGAAAGATGGCTCTCTTCGCCGGAGCCTTGGATGAACGAATCGCATTGACGATCGCACAAGAACCCGGCGGAGGTGGAGCGGCAGCTTGGCGGGTTTCCGAAACGCTCGGCAACGTTGAGACACTTGGAAAGACGAGTCGGGCGTGGTTCCTCGAAGACATGTTTCGATTCTCCAACTCGGTCGAGAAGGTCCCGCACGATCACCACGAATTGATGGCCTTGGTCGCGCCGCGAGCCCTCCTGGTGCTGGGCAATCCAGACTACGAATGGCTGGCCGACGAATCCGGATTTGTCTCCTGCATGGCGGCGAAGGAAGTGTGGAAATCGCTCGGCGTGCCGGACCGATTCGGCTTCTCAATCGTCGCGGATCATCCACACTGTCAACTGCCCGACAACCAGCGACCTGAGGTTGAAGCCTTCGTCGACAAATTCTTGCTCGGCAAAACGGACATCGAGACATCCGTTGCACGGCATCCCTTTGAGAAAGTGGAACATTCCTTTTGGTACGATGGCTGGGCAACCGGAACGTCGACCTTCCCCGATCGCAGCAAAGCCGAATTGCATTCCATCGAGGCTGAATCCGCGTCTCATGGATCCGAATGGATCGTCGGAGAAGACCAAGAAGCGTCAAGCGGAACGTTCCTCACCGTACGCGATGGATTGGAATCCACTGACAATGTCCCCTCGGGCGACGATGCCAAGTTGCAGTATCCGATCACGATCGGCAAGGAAGGTCGCTACTACCTCTACGCTCGATTGAACTGTCCCTCGGCCGACGACGATTCCTTTTGGATTCAAATCGACGACCAAGAATTCATAGCCGCCAACGGCCTGCAAACCAACGGTTGGCAATGGGTGAAGCTCGATCGCTTCGACCTCACACCCGGCAACCATACGCTGACGATTGCCTACCGCGAGGACGGAGCAAAGATCGACAAAGTCATCCTCACCACCTATGTCTTTGGTCCGACAGGTGCAAACAATTGA
- a CDS encoding purine-cytosine permease family protein produces MSEENSNAGGEFEREPVPESARMGNGKFWGMYAGEHAAGTEFMIGPLFLAAGASLSDLLLGLLLGNLLAVLTWRFLVVPIAMAKRLTLYYQLERIAGGSLVKFYNLVNGLLFCFLAGAMVTVSASAVGVPFDISFDVPENFFGLSNPSFTLLVVIVGAVITAVAAGGYERVARIANIAAPWMIAVFACCGIVSLSQMGATNASALSEGRFWSDAIAFVQEKNGPGTFSFWQIVVFAWLCNGAMHFGMSDLTIFRFAKSKSSGWAPAIGMFLGHYMAWIAAALLLAALIKLQPELVVGDDGKVTANPGLLAYQAVGWTGIICVVIAGWTTANPTIYRAGLAFQGMFPRSSRTAMTLVAGVVATIAGAFPNLSAQLLDFVGTYGTVLGTMGAVIFVDFYLIQKFGLRAEYAAVTGARINGAVLIAWVLPVAVALYFILAKGFFAAYAVIPCWFTCGVLYLLISKLTQRSPADGTIS; encoded by the coding sequence ATGAGCGAAGAAAATTCAAACGCGGGCGGCGAATTTGAACGCGAACCCGTTCCCGAATCCGCACGAATGGGAAACGGGAAGTTCTGGGGGATGTACGCCGGCGAGCATGCGGCGGGCACTGAGTTCATGATCGGGCCGCTGTTCCTCGCTGCAGGAGCGAGCCTGTCGGATTTGTTGCTGGGCCTGTTGCTCGGCAACTTGCTGGCCGTGCTGACTTGGCGATTCCTCGTGGTCCCGATCGCGATGGCCAAACGCCTGACCCTCTACTATCAGCTCGAACGCATCGCCGGTGGTTCGCTGGTCAAGTTCTACAACTTGGTCAACGGATTGCTCTTTTGCTTTCTCGCCGGTGCGATGGTCACAGTCTCCGCATCAGCCGTGGGAGTTCCCTTCGATATCAGCTTCGACGTTCCTGAGAACTTCTTTGGTCTGAGCAATCCATCGTTCACATTGTTGGTGGTCATCGTCGGCGCCGTGATCACCGCGGTTGCGGCGGGCGGCTATGAACGCGTGGCAAGAATCGCGAATATCGCGGCCCCGTGGATGATCGCCGTTTTCGCGTGCTGCGGAATTGTTTCTCTATCTCAAATGGGTGCCACCAACGCATCGGCATTGTCAGAAGGCAGGTTTTGGTCCGATGCGATTGCGTTTGTTCAAGAAAAGAACGGGCCGGGGACGTTCAGTTTCTGGCAGATTGTGGTTTTTGCTTGGTTGTGCAACGGCGCGATGCATTTTGGGATGTCTGATCTCACGATCTTCCGTTTTGCGAAGAGCAAGTCCTCAGGCTGGGCGCCCGCGATCGGAATGTTTCTCGGGCACTACATGGCTTGGATCGCGGCGGCATTGTTGTTGGCCGCGTTGATCAAGTTGCAGCCGGAGTTGGTGGTCGGCGATGACGGCAAAGTCACCGCGAATCCTGGGTTGCTTGCCTACCAAGCGGTCGGATGGACCGGGATCATTTGCGTGGTGATCGCGGGTTGGACGACCGCGAACCCGACGATCTATCGCGCGGGACTCGCATTTCAGGGGATGTTCCCCCGAAGCTCACGAACCGCGATGACACTGGTCGCCGGTGTGGTTGCGACCATCGCTGGAGCGTTCCCAAACCTGTCGGCTCAACTGCTCGATTTTGTGGGCACCTATGGAACGGTCCTGGGAACGATGGGAGCCGTCATCTTTGTCGACTTCTACTTGATTCAAAAGTTTGGTTTGCGTGCCGAGTACGCGGCGGTCACTGGGGCTCGCATCAATGGCGCTGTCTTGATCGCTTGGGTGCTGCCGGTGGCGGTGGCGTTGTACTTCATCCTGGCAAAAGGATTTTTCGCGGCCTATGCGGTGATTCCATGTTGGTTCACTTGCGGCGTGCTTTACTTGCTCATCAGCAAGCTGACGCAGCGTTCACCGGCTGACGGAACGATTTCCTGA
- a CDS encoding L-rhamnose isomerase, whose product MNRAGNIEKAFELAREEYQAIGVDVDSALQRMRDVEISVHCWQGDDVKGFEGDDGALGNGLAVTGNYPGRARTIDELQSDLELAYSLIPGNHRLNLHALYGDFKSRVDRDEIEVEHFQGWIDWARDQKVRLDFNPSYFSHPNAADGFTLAHADSGIRQFWIDHGIACRKIAAAMGAAQNNPCINNFWVPDGYKDVPADRKAPRERLAASLDSIFATEYPAEQTLDAVECKLFGIGSESYVVGSHEFYMGYAMSRNKVLCLDAGHFHPTETISDKISAVMMYVPELLLHVSRGVRWDSDHVVTYSDELQSIMQEVVRGDYLGRVHIGLDFFDASINRVAAWAIGTRNALKAVLAALLEPTEQLRKLELEGDLTGRLALIEEQKTLSLGAVWNHYCQSVDVPAGADWLENVREYESKVLSLRSDSSALV is encoded by the coding sequence ATGAATCGAGCTGGCAATATCGAGAAGGCTTTTGAGTTGGCCCGAGAGGAATACCAGGCGATTGGAGTCGATGTCGATTCGGCTTTGCAACGCATGCGAGACGTGGAAATCTCGGTCCATTGCTGGCAAGGCGATGACGTGAAGGGCTTCGAAGGCGATGACGGAGCACTCGGGAACGGGTTGGCGGTGACCGGCAATTATCCGGGGCGGGCTCGCACGATCGATGAGCTGCAAAGCGATCTGGAATTGGCTTATTCGCTGATCCCGGGCAATCACCGACTCAACCTGCACGCTCTTTATGGTGACTTCAAGAGCCGCGTCGATCGCGATGAGATCGAGGTCGAACACTTCCAGGGCTGGATCGATTGGGCTCGCGATCAAAAGGTCCGCTTGGATTTTAATCCGAGCTACTTCTCGCATCCCAACGCGGCGGATGGTTTCACGCTGGCTCACGCGGATTCAGGCATTCGTCAATTTTGGATCGATCACGGCATCGCCTGCCGAAAGATCGCCGCCGCGATGGGCGCGGCTCAAAACAATCCCTGCATCAATAACTTTTGGGTGCCCGACGGATACAAAGACGTGCCCGCCGATCGGAAGGCACCGCGGGAACGATTGGCCGCTTCGTTGGATTCCATTTTCGCAACGGAATATCCCGCCGAGCAAACTCTCGATGCAGTCGAATGCAAACTGTTTGGCATCGGAAGCGAAAGCTACGTGGTCGGCTCGCACGAGTTCTACATGGGCTACGCGATGTCTCGCAACAAAGTCCTGTGCCTGGACGCGGGGCATTTTCATCCAACTGAAACGATCTCGGACAAGATCTCCGCGGTAATGATGTACGTTCCTGAACTGTTGCTGCACGTCAGTCGCGGTGTGCGTTGGGACAGCGACCACGTGGTCACGTACAGCGATGAGTTGCAATCGATCATGCAAGAAGTTGTTCGCGGCGATTACTTGGGACGAGTGCACATCGGATTGGATTTCTTCGACGCCAGCATCAACCGCGTGGCGGCTTGGGCGATTGGAACTCGCAACGCATTGAAAGCGGTCTTGGCAGCTTTGTTGGAACCAACCGAGCAACTGCGAAAGCTGGAACTGGAAGGCGACCTGACCGGTCGACTCGCGTTGATCGAAGAGCAAAAGACGCTCTCGCTCGGTGCCGTTTGGAATCACTATTGCCAATCGGTCGACGTGCCCGCGGGAGCGGATTGGTTGGAGAACGTGCGGGAATACGAGAGCAAAGTGTTGTCGCTACGAAGTGACAGTTCCGCTTTGGTTTGA
- a CDS encoding helix-turn-helix domain-containing protein: MSEMIPTLKKEDWFHPDGFPIVVERRDPQEPFGLHCHEFAEIVIITGGKGVHITGEDSYELVTGDTFVIGGDRPHDYLNMDQLSLINILFDPLELPLSIGDLQSLSGYHALFTLEPAWRKRHQFTSRLQLNPAELIETLRYIESLDQELKQRSAGFRTMATLTMLQLVTFLSRCYSRTRNPESKKLLRIAEAISHIQRHFDRSISLDDLVEISGMSRRNFIRTFEGTMETSPIKYLIQVRIQEASRLLRSTDRSITDIAFDVGFSDSNYFSRQFRTHLGLSPREYRKQMR, translated from the coding sequence ATGTCCGAGATGATCCCGACGCTGAAAAAGGAGGACTGGTTTCACCCCGACGGCTTTCCGATCGTGGTCGAACGGCGTGACCCGCAAGAACCCTTCGGGTTGCATTGCCACGAATTCGCCGAGATCGTCATCATCACCGGCGGCAAAGGCGTTCATATCACCGGCGAGGACAGCTACGAATTGGTGACGGGAGACACGTTTGTGATCGGTGGCGACCGACCGCATGACTACTTGAACATGGATCAATTGAGCCTGATCAACATCTTGTTTGATCCGCTCGAGTTGCCGCTTTCGATTGGCGATCTGCAATCGTTGTCCGGCTACCACGCCTTGTTCACGCTCGAGCCAGCCTGGAGAAAGCGGCATCAATTCACCAGCCGCTTGCAGCTCAATCCAGCGGAATTGATCGAGACGCTTCGTTATATCGAATCATTGGATCAAGAGCTGAAGCAACGCTCCGCTGGCTTTCGAACCATGGCGACACTCACGATGTTGCAATTGGTCACCTTTCTATCGAGGTGCTACAGCCGAACACGCAATCCCGAGAGCAAGAAATTACTTCGCATCGCCGAAGCGATTTCGCACATCCAGCGACACTTTGATCGCTCGATTTCGTTGGATGACTTGGTCGAGATTTCGGGAATGTCTCGCCGGAATTTCATTCGCACCTTTGAAGGCACGATGGAGACTTCCCCGATCAAGTATTTGATCCAAGTGCGGATTCAAGAAGCCAGTCGCTTGCTTCGCAGCACCGATCGATCGATCACCGACATCGCCTTTGACGTCGGTTTTTCAGACAGCAACTACTTCAGCCGACAGTTCCGAACCCACCTCGGCTTGTCGCCTCGCGAATACAGAAAGCAAATGCGATAA
- a CDS encoding class II aldolase/adducin family protein, with protein sequence MSHSRDVQHPRDRIMQTMDRIYRYRMTTTSGGNLSIRDSEGNIWITPARVDKGNLTRNDIICVRADGSVDGPHPPSSEFPFHKAIYEARPDVKAIVHAHPVALVAFSICRGTPDTRLFHQAHSVCGKVGFAPYACPGTEALGASIAKQFEDGCDSVILENHGVVVAGQDFASAFQRFEAFEFAGKTLIKAKQIGEVQYLDDSQLDQAAHRSVDFVSYQPPAATTQEQELRRQLCEFVRRGCRQRLLISTEGSFSARLKDNSFLITPTQRDRELLRAEDFVLINGEFREYGKLASRAANAHRAIYEKHPHVQAIVFAHPVNATAFSVTSVPLDVRTIPESYVFLRDVARAPYGVQYSGDESIADYVCSRNPAAILENDGVLVTGTTVLDAFDRLEVLESTAEAVINAKAIGDVSVMQQDVIDELCEQFHLA encoded by the coding sequence ATGAGCCATTCGCGAGATGTCCAACATCCACGGGACCGAATCATGCAAACGATGGATCGGATCTATCGTTACCGCATGACGACGACTTCGGGTGGCAATCTGTCGATTCGAGACAGCGAAGGCAACATTTGGATCACGCCGGCGAGAGTCGACAAAGGCAACCTGACTCGGAACGACATCATCTGCGTTCGCGCCGATGGATCGGTCGATGGCCCGCACCCGCCATCCTCGGAGTTTCCGTTTCACAAAGCGATCTACGAAGCCCGCCCGGACGTGAAGGCGATCGTGCACGCTCACCCGGTCGCGTTGGTCGCCTTCAGCATTTGCCGCGGGACACCCGACACGCGGTTGTTCCATCAAGCACACAGTGTTTGCGGCAAAGTCGGTTTCGCACCTTACGCTTGCCCAGGAACGGAAGCTCTTGGGGCCAGCATTGCGAAACAGTTCGAAGACGGATGCGACAGCGTGATCTTGGAAAACCACGGCGTCGTCGTGGCCGGCCAAGATTTCGCGTCCGCGTTCCAACGATTCGAGGCCTTCGAATTCGCAGGCAAAACGCTGATCAAAGCCAAGCAGATCGGTGAGGTTCAATACCTCGACGATTCCCAACTGGATCAAGCGGCTCACCGAAGCGTTGACTTCGTCAGCTACCAACCGCCCGCCGCCACCACGCAAGAACAAGAATTGCGACGGCAACTCTGCGAGTTCGTGCGTCGCGGTTGCCGCCAGCGTTTGTTGATCAGCACGGAAGGCAGTTTTTCAGCTCGTCTGAAAGACAATTCGTTCTTGATCACGCCAACGCAGCGAGACCGTGAGCTGTTGAGGGCGGAGGACTTTGTGTTGATCAATGGCGAATTTCGTGAATACGGAAAACTGGCCAGTCGCGCTGCCAACGCTCACCGAGCGATCTACGAAAAACACCCGCACGTGCAAGCGATCGTGTTCGCTCATCCGGTCAACGCGACGGCGTTCAGCGTCACCAGCGTGCCCTTGGATGTTCGTACGATTCCTGAAAGCTACGTCTTCCTGCGTGATGTGGCTCGTGCTCCCTACGGAGTCCAGTATTCAGGCGATGAATCCATTGCCGACTACGTGTGCAGTCGCAACCCAGCCGCGATTCTTGAAAACGATGGCGTGTTGGTGACCGGTACCACGGTGCTGGATGCATTCGATCGCTTGGAAGTGCTCGAATCCACCGCCGAAGCCGTGATCAATGCGAAAGCGATCGGGGACGTTTCGGTGATGCAGCAAGACGTCATCGACGAACTGTGCGAACAGTTCCACCTGGCGTGA
- a CDS encoding aldehyde dehydrogenase family protein — MSVATQHTLLPEVQSFLDQSPLASFVGGKAFPSEQGNVLATIDPGSGDQLAEIHDLNSAEIDRAVEIANEAFPAWAGLSQEERSSILLKLADAVESHKTIIAQIEALDAGKIEAQAAGDVQNFVDTMRYFVGLSDQVEKRTKLDVPGHDAYTVKQPWGACAFIFPWNFPFLLIGWGISPALAAGNTVVIKPAEDTSLSAIYLAQLAKEVGVPDGVINVVTGRGATAGAALTNNTQIKRMSFTGSPEVGRLVGESCGRNLVPVKLELGGKGAAVVFDDVDVKATAQALVGAITFHTGQVCCDATRWLIHENIYDEFVSECKQLMEKVRIGHPLDPNSDMGPVVNPKQRERVLGYQEKGTAGGAQCLCGGGPATVDGLNGNYVKPTLLAGPLDNVAAREEIFGPVAYLAKFSNEADAIAKANDTDYGLANSVWTTDAERANRVAEAMIAGNSWINAHNVFAHGVPYGGVKKSGMGGGVLSPETLMDYYRSTSVVRPL; from the coding sequence ATGAGCGTCGCAACCCAACACACATTGCTTCCCGAAGTTCAATCGTTCCTGGATCAATCACCCCTGGCGAGCTTCGTCGGCGGAAAAGCCTTCCCGAGCGAGCAGGGAAACGTGCTCGCAACGATCGATCCAGGCTCGGGCGATCAGCTCGCTGAGATCCACGATTTGAATTCGGCCGAGATTGATCGTGCGGTGGAAATCGCCAACGAAGCGTTCCCGGCTTGGGCTGGATTGTCCCAAGAAGAGCGCAGCAGCATCCTGCTCAAACTCGCCGATGCAGTCGAAAGTCACAAAACGATCATCGCCCAAATCGAGGCTCTCGATGCCGGCAAGATCGAAGCCCAAGCCGCCGGCGACGTGCAGAACTTCGTCGACACGATGCGTTACTTCGTCGGCCTGTCCGACCAAGTCGAGAAACGTACGAAGCTGGATGTGCCGGGCCACGATGCTTACACGGTCAAACAACCTTGGGGTGCCTGTGCTTTCATCTTCCCATGGAACTTCCCGTTCCTCTTGATCGGTTGGGGAATCTCGCCAGCATTGGCTGCCGGCAACACCGTGGTGATCAAACCCGCCGAAGACACCTCGCTCTCGGCGATCTACTTGGCTCAATTGGCCAAAGAAGTCGGTGTGCCGGATGGCGTGATCAACGTCGTCACCGGTCGAGGCGCAACCGCGGGAGCAGCCCTGACCAACAACACTCAAATCAAACGCATGTCGTTCACCGGTTCGCCCGAAGTCGGCCGCTTGGTCGGTGAATCTTGCGGACGCAACCTGGTGCCGGTCAAGCTGGAATTGGGTGGCAAGGGTGCCGCGGTCGTTTTCGATGATGTCGATGTCAAAGCCACCGCGCAAGCGTTGGTTGGTGCGATCACATTCCATACCGGTCAAGTCTGCTGCGATGCAACGCGTTGGTTGATCCACGAAAACATCTACGACGAATTCGTCTCCGAGTGCAAACAGTTGATGGAAAAAGTCCGCATCGGTCACCCACTGGACCCGAACAGTGACATGGGCCCGGTTGTGAATCCGAAACAACGCGAACGTGTTCTCGGGTACCAAGAAAAAGGCACCGCAGGAGGAGCCCAGTGCTTGTGCGGTGGTGGTCCCGCGACGGTCGACGGCCTGAACGGAAACTATGTCAAACCAACTTTGTTGGCCGGACCGCTGGACAACGTTGCCGCTCGCGAAGAAATCTTTGGTCCGGTGGCTTACCTGGCGAAATTTTCCAATGAAGCGGACGCGATCGCGAAAGCCAACGACACCGACTACGGGTTGGCCAACAGTGTTTGGACGACCGACGCCGAACGAGCCAACCGGGTCGCCGAAGCGATGATCGCTGGCAACAGTTGGATCAACGCTCACAACGTGTTCGCACACGGTGTCCCGTACGGCGGAGTCAAGAAAAGCGGCATGGGCGGCGGCGTGCTTTCGCCTGAAACGTTGATGGATTACTACCGCAGCACGTCGGTTGTCCGGCCTCTGTAA
- a CDS encoding sulfatase-like hydrolase/transferase yields MLRSLPLLVGILLIVLSVESKASATDKPNVLLIIADDVGYSDLGCYGGEIDTPHLDRLASEGVRFSEFHVNPMCVVTRTSLMTGHTHTQSDNYRRSLPVARLLKKAGYATSLAGKWHQPGNPMDAGFESFYGFLGGAIDSWTGMENGKLAIQTDRDVPKPVTEEWYSSDAFTDRAIEEIESARTQGKPFFTLVSFNAPHTPLHAPREKVEKYYERYRAGWERLRRDRYDRMIAMGLIDERYVMSEPDAEVRRWEELSASIQSQESRRMAAYAGMLDRLDWNVGRLLQHLSDQGLDEDTIVIFMADNGGAYSNGNIHNYDQQIPWAPGSNAFVSNGWSYLKNTPFRWYKSCAQEGGVSVPLIVRWPAQLSGQEGAIRKQRLHVTDLYPTLLELAGAEYPTHDGDRKLEPLYGSSLLPLLRNPDLPELAIHDEMFWCFNQTGKALTKGNWKISSISDGPWRLYDIQSDPAESQDLAAERLDVLTAMSNAWFQFARERTTMPASWRSPLKEYQEGWGYHRIRMIMPAYVRAVPAMSAMDVPCDTDLSFHFSKPIQFANSTGKTFRLYEAGDTQTVVWQADPEPGHPDEGTRQITFNNLPRLKPNTTYFALSDPGWITVGNQPVGGLNDGAYWYRFRTGPTRPGLLDGLPVQRPLPR; encoded by the coding sequence ATGTTGAGATCGTTGCCTCTCCTCGTCGGCATCCTGCTGATCGTGTTGTCGGTTGAATCCAAGGCTTCGGCGACGGACAAGCCAAACGTGTTGCTCATCATCGCGGACGATGTGGGCTACTCGGATCTTGGCTGCTACGGCGGTGAGATCGACACACCGCATTTGGATCGGTTGGCATCCGAAGGGGTTCGCTTCAGCGAATTTCATGTCAACCCAATGTGCGTGGTGACTCGAACGAGCCTGATGACGGGGCACACACATACTCAATCGGACAACTATCGACGCTCGTTACCGGTGGCACGCCTGCTGAAGAAAGCTGGCTACGCGACTTCGCTTGCTGGCAAGTGGCATCAACCCGGTAATCCAATGGACGCGGGCTTTGAATCGTTCTACGGATTCCTCGGAGGTGCGATCGACAGTTGGACTGGTATGGAGAATGGCAAGCTAGCGATTCAAACGGACCGTGACGTACCCAAGCCCGTGACCGAGGAATGGTACAGCTCGGACGCGTTCACGGACCGTGCCATCGAAGAGATTGAGTCAGCACGAACGCAAGGCAAACCGTTCTTCACGCTCGTTTCGTTCAACGCACCGCACACGCCGCTGCACGCGCCCCGTGAGAAAGTTGAAAAGTACTACGAGCGCTACCGGGCGGGCTGGGAAAGACTGCGTCGCGATCGCTACGACCGAATGATCGCGATGGGATTGATCGACGAACGCTACGTGATGTCCGAACCGGATGCTGAAGTGCGACGTTGGGAGGAATTGTCGGCGTCGATTCAATCGCAGGAAAGCCGACGAATGGCGGCCTACGCCGGGATGCTGGATCGATTGGACTGGAACGTCGGTCGCTTGCTCCAACACTTGAGCGACCAAGGTCTGGACGAAGACACCATCGTGATCTTCATGGCGGACAATGGCGGCGCTTACAGCAACGGCAACATCCACAACTATGACCAACAAATTCCATGGGCCCCCGGTAGCAATGCGTTCGTGTCCAACGGTTGGTCGTATCTGAAGAACACACCGTTTCGCTGGTACAAATCATGTGCTCAAGAAGGCGGCGTGTCCGTGCCGTTGATCGTGCGTTGGCCAGCTCAATTGTCGGGACAGGAAGGAGCCATTCGGAAACAGCGATTGCATGTCACCGATCTGTATCCAACGCTGCTTGAATTAGCGGGTGCTGAATATCCAACTCATGACGGCGATCGCAAACTGGAACCGTTGTATGGAAGTTCGTTGTTGCCATTGCTTCGAAATCCTGATCTGCCGGAACTCGCGATTCACGACGAGATGTTTTGGTGCTTCAACCAAACCGGCAAAGCACTGACCAAAGGCAACTGGAAAATTTCCAGCATCAGTGACGGGCCGTGGCGACTGTACGACATTCAAAGCGATCCGGCTGAGTCACAGGATTTGGCGGCCGAACGCCTCGACGTGTTGACAGCGATGAGCAACGCGTGGTTTCAGTTCGCTCGCGAACGCACAACGATGCCTGCATCTTGGCGTTCACCGCTGAAGGAATACCAGGAAGGTTGGGGATACCACCGCATTCGCATGATCATGCCCGCTTACGTGCGTGCCGTTCCCGCGATGTCCGCGATGGATGTTCCGTGTGACACGGATCTGAGTTTTCACTTTTCGAAGCCGATTCAGTTTGCGAACTCAACCGGCAAAACCTTTCGTTTGTACGAAGCCGGTGACACCCAAACAGTGGTCTGGCAAGCGGATCCTGAACCGGGCCATCCTGACGAGGGCACTCGGCAAATCACATTCAACAATTTGCCGCGGTTGAAGCCAAACACGACTTATTTCGCACTGTCAGATCCAGGTTGGATCACGGTCGGAAATCAACCCGTCGGAGGTTTGAACGACGGAGCGTACTGGTACCGGTTTCGAACGGGCCCCACCCGCCCCGGTTTGTTGGATGGGCTTCCCGTTCAACGCCCGCTGCCTCGATGA